CAAGTCATCAGCGGGTAATATTTCTCAGTATCAACTCCACTCAACTCGCTCAAATAAGACACAGTTAGGCTTATAATTGATGTGTTCTTTTTGTTGGCATGATTGACAGCATTTTAGCAGCTTCATTTCTTATCAGGTTactctttattaaataaaaaatagatttgtttttgttcttcGATGGAAGTGGGGAAGGATAAGTATTTcgaaattcaaatgaaaaattttcattacTTTTCCAATTCTATAAAGTAATGTCCTCAAGTAGATATTTAGAATCTGCTGAAACGTTGTGCAAGGGTCTAGTTCTCTTACTATCAGTAGGATGCTTGGGACCATATTTTGCTGTGTTCACAATactgcaatttttttttgggtttcaggttacaaATACACCATGGGGTGAAAGAGTATCTTTTGTTTTCGACCCGCACTCTGATCTAGTGGCCAAGGCTTTGCATGTCAGTCCTTTTATGGTATGTAAGTTCCTTTTGCTTTTGAGAATTAAGGAGTTACGACATTATGTTTATGGTTCACTTAactattatttgtaatattgttgtattttatccagattgaaaaaacaaaagttgcCACCTCAGTTCCTCTCTAcccttgtattttttttttctttctcttgtgGTTGTTGAGAATTGGTTTATTTACACTGTTCTGCACCTTTTGTTTGGTGTTCATCTTCCCGAACTGGATATTGAGTCTACTTGCACTTAGCTAATGATATAAATAACAAGAGATAAAATTTTCTCCGTGTTTATAGAAGTGGTAAGGAAAAAACTATACTTTTGGAGACATCACATGGAATATTATACTCTGAGACAAATGTTTGATTAGTTGGCAAGCTTACCTTTTGCTTTTGGATTCTGTGTTTTCTCTTATTCGTGCGCCCAAAGTAGCTTCAAATGATGTTGCCTGTGGGAGGTTCCAGAAAAGGATCAAGTTATATTATATCACAGTCTGCTGTATACTACTGTCGTTTACATGGTTCGGTTGCCATACATCAGATTTGCTATGGAGTTAAATTGTATTGAAAGttgttaagaataaaaaattacagttaTTGGCAAGAACCTATGGATATGGTTTTGCAAATGCTATGATGTGGTCTACAATTATGATAATTCACTGactgatatatttaaattaggaTGTTTTAAAATCTAACAAATATTTGATGATATCATTTTTATAGCTTAGAATATTTTTAGAGTATCTTAAAAGATCtacaataaattattctttttatacatATCTTATGATTTGTTTTCCTTATTTAATTAGGGTCTATGTAATTATAGGCACATTGTATCATGTAAATAGGAAAATTATCTCCTATATTTAGTGGATTATGTCTATATAGAACAGAGGACACGGTTTGAGCGCCCCTTCTATCTGTATTTTGTCTCTTTCAAGAGGATGCAAATAAAATACTGTCATGCTCAGAATATAGAGAGTAAATATACCACTGTTCACTATGTTAGGGAAATAAAACTGGAACTAAATGATGGTAATGAAGACTCGGGACTAATACTTTTCCTATGTATACTACAATGTTTTCTAGATATCATGGTTTACGTAAAATACTTGTCTACatggttaaatttaatttttaatataatcacAATAAGTTTATATAATTTGTCCTCATTTTATTGATAATCAACTCCCTGTGCTATGGTAGGATATGCTAGGAAGTTGGAATATCAAAGCAAGTGATCCTGGAGAGAATCTTACTATATCAATTTCAGTTCATCATCCTCAGCATGGAAACTATTTTACTGCCACTCTGAAAGCCAAAAAGCTGAGCTCATCCCCAGAGTTAGATCATGAAGTTTTCTTTTGGTTGATGCCTCATAAAGTTGCAGTTTGGATATATTGGCATGTAAGTTTCTTTTTCATACTTTCCTCTTGCTGTGTTCTTAGATGACAAGTATATAGAGCAAATGCTGTCAGACTGCGATATGATTTTTTTGCAAGCAATTTAAGAGTTTCGAACTTGAAATTACTAAAATTTGAAGTGTGATTGGAACTGAAATTTGCTGAGAGCAGCACCTTATAATCAGAGGTAGCCTTCTGTACTGAAATAATCGGGGACAATAGTGACTAAACTGTTGATCATGTGATCATAGGGAATAGAATTATAGTACCATGTCAAGCATGAACTTTCCCACAAGCTTGAGTTAGTACTTGAAGGTTTGTGAATGTATTTTTATATCTAATAGTTTTATATCTCTTATCTGAATTATCTTGTATACTCCTTTGGATTTGAATAATGATTGCTTTGGCATAATAAATATGGTTATCCAGTAAtagtttttaacttaaatttggTTGTGTGCACAGCTTTTGGCAACAAAACTTGGAGAAATGCTAATGATATATTCTTGGACATTCTCTAACAGGATGAACTTATGTGGGTCTCATTTAGTGTGTCCATGTTTTTATTTGGGACCAGCACAAAATTGACTCAATAATTACAAGTTTATTGGAAAGAAGATGCAAAACATATGTTTTTAACATTCCTCTCTTATACCATGGTTAGGaaacaaatatatcataaaaacaACCCATTATCGTATGGAATGGTTTGACCCTTACATCAAATTGCCTTTCAGcctagtaaataaaattatgcacATGTAATCCCACTTCTACCTTTGGTTTTAGCAAAACAATCTAAGTGTAACTTGTAAAATCATCAAgcatagtaaaaaaatatttgtgggATAATAGCATGCGAGTATTGGCAACAAATCataatcaaattttcatttgaatTGAGAAGTGCATCCTATCTGTGTGCTAAAAAACGATAGTGTTGTGGGATATAACTAAATCTTTTGCTTTCTTTACATCAGCATGTCACCTTTTGAACACTATCAATCTGTTTAAcaattgttttatgttttcaattgACCTATGCTTGTACCGTGTTCAGTATGTTCATCCTGCTGAATCTTGTTTTTCACAGGCTTTAAAACTGTGGTGGAAAAATGTGCGTTTTGTCCAACACCCCAGATATAACATTCCCACATACAAGGAGGAAGCGTTGACAAGGGATAGAACACTGCAGTGTTGTGGATTTAGTGATGATAATAGGCATCTGCAACATAGAGAAAGTGACCAAAATTGTTGCTTAGATGAAGTAAGTTCCAAAAACCGGTGGTTTAGATGGAGAGATGCTAAGTGGCCATGGTCATAGAAAATAGTAaccatttgtttttatatttcctTGAAATATGTCATCATTACCCTGATTTCTTAAAGGATTACTCATTAGTTGATAACATTGTTTGATCTTCATGACAATGATTATCAGTATTTAAGGGTTTGAAATAACCTTTATCTCCCTTCTACTTTCAACTATTGTTTCCATTCCCATTCATTATCTCCACAACCTTCAATTTCTTTCCACCATGTGTTTGACTTTGCCTTGTTATAACTTCGAAATGTTGAAAAATGAAGTGTAATAAAACTATCATTTCGTTGTTTTGATATGTTATgatgaaatataataatttttaaacttcattatttgaaaaattaaagctcaatttttttggaaaacaaggattttgaaaataaattacgcAGAGAAATTATTTGTGGAAATTAATAACTTAACTGTAATTGTATATAAGTGCATAGACATACATGTGTATGTGaataaatgagaaaatgaaataaacatgAAGAAAGTCTTCATTTTCTCTGAAATGGTTATGATAGGAGAAGATATTAGTGTTTTACATTATTGGATGTCATAATTGTTGGTTAGGGGACAAAGCAATAGTGATTGAGTGCTGCTTGATACCAACAACTCACAGATTACTATCATAGATTTTGCATCTTTAGCTAACTAAAAAGCAGCTTGATATTGACAATTATTGAGTGATTGCATAGAgtttatttacataaagaggAAAAGAAGAGTTTCGATTAAATTCCAAACTAGATATTTAATTTctcattttaccttttaaaatataaaactaatataacaaGATGTTTTAAATGTGTTTGTTGGTAAGGAGAAAAGTTACTAAAAGACGAGATATCATTGGGAGATGCTTTCacaattatttatcattatttaaaagttcatgattatatattgaaaatagtAAAGTGTGATCTATGTGTTTGAGCATCACTCAAAGAGTGGGAATATAACTTATTCTAGAAATATAACCCGatagaaactaaaattattggttttaaaaatattaaataattaattttataagattaattaaTCAGCAAATCCTGAATtatttgacacttttttaattactttcttaacatttttttttaatttggtcttaATTTGTAGCTATTTTTTTACTGagactttttttttgtctaactTAGTTAAGGAAAGCTGATTGCAGTAAACCTACTTAAAAAAACACTACTATTACTTCCCGCACCATATCCTAACCCTATTACTTGGAATTTGTTTTTTACAACCACCCCacttttattagaaaaataattttccaaagaCTTTTGATGGAGTGCACCAAGAAATTTGATAGAGTGCAGGGAAGTCCTTGCCAAAAACCACTGAGCTTAagaatccatttaaaaaaaatgtttagaacttaattaattttttaataagttaaaatatctgctaaataaatatcaaatgtCCCTCagattttaacattattttttttaagtttctttaGACAACTTCTAAACATTGTATTGTGTTTCGGATACCGGGGATTAACTAATAAGCTTcataaatatttagtatttaagtttattagcatgtcttttttgtttattatttgatgTGTTTATCTCACTGGAAATTGTTAAGTGTGCGTTCTTTTTAGttaagaatatttttctttaatttttagtcaTTGTGTAGGAAAATGAAAGATTAAAGAAGACTTCAAAGTTGTTATTTAGGATTATCTTGAACagcaataatatatattacaatacactttatattttttatttttttaattgttttgttcgtcataaaatttattttcatctcgaatatattttttatcttatgataacctttatgcaattatgttcaaatgatatatgccaattaaatattttttatgtctcacatttgaatatttttatacttttttaatatttttatttattgtataatttttctttcacataaaAATGTTTAACACTCTCAGTTTAAGTGCTCAATAgcataaacttttcattttatcttctttattatattattattattattaattttttgtttcatttgaagaactcttctttttgttaaaaaaaattcattatttttcaatcattgactatgttgatatttgaaaaggtTTCTTAGACccctaaggtatttttcatcttatcatacccttaattatgcATTTGTTTGTTTCTGAatacacatttgataattttttaatatttttatttgttgtttatttttataatgtagaatactattttgatatattttatataattatttcttattttctaattcattatcatactataattttgtcacaataattatataaataaatttcatttactataatataaaatttaatgtaattgccataaaattttttatcactatccaacatatattgaagttcaaaagatacaagatgtatattaaaatttgtaattattaatttaatctttgttaTTTGCgtaattttgatcaaatgatgtattataaatcttattagtatataaaaaaattcattaaaatttaaaaaattgaagtaaatagaaatttaaaatatattttaatttgaatatttattttcctttcatatttttttaaaaatatttaaaattttatcaaataggtttcattaatgtttgaaaatttaataaatgttttagttgttatgaaaattttattttgtattataatttcatatgtatacaattataatttctttctaaatatttgatatagaAAAAACAACCGTCctatatagttttttattattttataaaaaatattaattagtattGAAATAATAAGAAAGCGGGTAGAGGTATTAATATGAGTATATACTTGTTATCCGGTGGAAtaaggatgagacaaaagtttgatatctatgaatttttttcaataaaatgagtatgggatagtgaaactcgTCCCCGTCCCGTTGTGATCCCTAAACTCGTAAccggttaaaaaaataaaatatctaaagtgGAATTTGTGAAATTAATTCGGTTGAAGAAATTAATTcaactattttataaaaataatcttGAATAGCAGTTTTTCTTTGTGGCCTGGAGATCTTGATCTCTCAAACTTTTTTTACACATGTAAACTAGTatattggtaaaaaaaaaaaataattttaatatactttGTATGTTTCAGCTTCtcacatttatataaatttatgacaaAAAATTGACACCGggagatatttttattaagatacATTGATGCCTATGTTTAATGCATGCATCCCGTAATTGATAAGCAATAACACGAGCGGAAAGAAAAGAAACGAAGGTGTCCAAATTGTACAACTTCTTAGAAAGTCATGCGCAATCCAGTGGCCATGACTCAGTGGAATTGTAAAACAAAGAACCAAATTGGATTGAATTGAACCCAGCACGAAGTATCCGAGAAACCTTGTAGCTAATTCTTCGTAAATTCACATGAAATGTCACCGTTGACGAAATAATCTCATGTCATGtttcacaaaaaatacaaaaggaacacaaaacaaaaagtagtgtgaaatatttattatacgAAGGTGATTGGAgggtaattagatatttattGTCTTGAAGTGAAATAGAGTTCCAAATGGGTTCCACTTGCATACAACTTCCTACAAATGAAATCTTGAAGACAGGTTCCGACACGTTTTAGACGTAAGAAGTCGGTAAACTAAATTCTCATTGTCCAATCCAATCTCatggtttttcctttttctgGCTAAACATGTGCCCATGTTGTCTTATTCCTCTCTCAT
This portion of the Vigna unguiculata cultivar IT97K-499-35 chromosome 6, ASM411807v1, whole genome shotgun sequence genome encodes:
- the LOC114187347 gene encoding uncharacterized protein LOC114187347 — its product is MEIFYLLCSIVYNFLTSLLLSLILPFNALLRRRESARAASSLSRDEVESVSLYEGTVWHQRRHPVNHSFQYRVRYAFIDLDCARHAPHDHLSPEEARQITDTNGPIFLLTIPPSVGYEQNPLSVYYCYAVEGSTKRLKKCIAEVTNTPWGERVSFVFDPHSDLVAKALHVSPFMDMLGSWNIKASDPGENLTISISVHHPQHGNYFTATLKAKKLSSSPELDHEVFFWLMPHKVAVWIYWHALKLWWKNVRFVQHPRYNIPTYKEEALTRDRTLQCCGFSDDNRHLQHRESDQNCCLDEVSSKNRWFRWRDAKWPWS